CAGATGCAGCTCAGATCACTTACCAGTCGGTGGTAACACAAGAAGAATATTATTCGGACATCTTTCATCAATGTATTTACTCACAAGTGAAAGCTTACTTCCGATATTTCACCTCAAAATGTTGGCACTGTCACTGCTTTGATTGATGACTTGAATGCATTCCTTTTACAGAATGTTCTTTCTTCATAACAAATAGAATTCCATTAAAGTTAAAAACGGTTTTGACATTTCACAATTTTTCCAAACTTTTTGGATTTGTTAGAAGTTCTCGCAATATTCGCCATACTTGTTTGGCTGCATTGTCCATTGCGGATGTTGATTTTCCACGGAACAAGTCTACATTTGGTAAGAAATAATGCGGACAGCGACGATTCTGTAAACACGATATAAGTTGGAGTAGAATTCCATTTATCCTGTCCCCTAGACATGTGTCATCCCATTCCATTTCACGGGGATGTTTCTCACATTCGTACAGCActaatgtttttaaatgatatgtTGTTATTGGCTGACCCGGTATATCTAAGTGTCTGTCTCGGAGAGTTTTTAGGGTACTTAATAATCTTCGTCGACATCCACCATATAGCAGTCGGTCCTCTGCATATTTGAAGGACAAAACCCAAGCATCCCCCTCTGCGGCGCTTTGTTTATCTTTCATGTAAATACTCTCTCTTGACAACAAATCAAATCCTTCTGTTTTCACTTCGGCCACGAGATTTGGATTTGGCCATGCTATATGAGGTACTGGCCAGTGTGCAGCACTGCGGCACCAAATCCCTGCACAGCGGAATGCTGGTGTTATCTGCACGACATATCTTTCTTTAATTCGAAGTTTCACTTCCGTTGTGTCTGCGACCATTTTCACAATGTCTCTATAACTACATTTGTCAACTGCTTGTGCTACAAGTGTCTGAAATCGTGACCTTATTTTACGTGCAGAAAGGTAACCGGATGCTGTTATAAATTCTACCCATAATGACATAGATCTTTTCCTACCGTCACTCAGTTTCAGAACAGAACATCCTGGTATAGTTCCGTCGTCTACAAAGTTGAATACTCCCATTTGATTAAGGTAAAGAACAACTTCGAATTCTGTAGGGGACACAACTTCTAGTCCTTCAAATCTTCCGTTCACTTCATTCAAAGAACTTATAAATCTAGGTTCCTGGACTTCAACCTCTTTCAAGACCTCTTGCACAACTTTACAGACCTCTCTTATGGTCTTCATCGTGCCACCCTGTCGTGACTGTACCCGTTCGTTGTAGTACTTATTCAACTGGAACAGGATTTTAGACTGAGCTGCAAGCATGTCTGGTGAGCCACCTTCCAGAAGCATATCCGGGTGTGATCCGTTCATCAAACacaatagaaatataaaattgtcacTGTATGTGGTGTTTTACTCTTCCATCACACACCAGTATGACGTCTTTTTCAATTACTGTTTACACTCCAGTATAGATTCCATCTTTGTCTTTCAACAGCTAACTTAGATCACGAGAAgattaaaatgacaattgtttttGGTGCTAGTTGCTAAAATAATTTGGACagcaagaaaataaaacatatagtAGTCCGTTTCTGTCTATCATTagtaatgtaaataaaatgtaaacattggtCTTTTGAACCAATAAAAGTGCACAAATTAATTATTACTCCGCCTATAGGCAAACCTACTACCATTTTTGTCATAGCGAATATCTTAGTGTTCCTAAGCCCCGCCTACCAACTGTAGATCATCTTCGCAAGCCGATGAGCACACCCGCCGAGAAATAATACACGCATCATTCGGTAGAGCAAATATTCCTAGCGGGATATCTGATAAACTGTATACTTTCCctatttacagtttaatttattctcgaattattaaatacacaaaaaaaataatgttttacaattGTTACCGatgattataaataaataaaaaatgtgtgatTTCAGTTATTGGTGAAGtgctattttatatttattataaataggATAAAACATATAGTTTTCTTT
This Mytilus trossulus isolate FHL-02 chromosome 14, PNRI_Mtr1.1.1.hap1, whole genome shotgun sequence DNA region includes the following protein-coding sequences:
- the LOC134697431 gene encoding putative nucleotidyltransferase MAB21L1 produces the protein MNGSHPDMLLEGGSPDMLAAQSKILFQLNKYYNERVQSRQGGTMKTIREVCKVVQEVLKEVEVQEPRFISSLNEVNGRFEGLEVVSPTEFEVVLYLNQMGVFNFVDDGTIPGCSVLKLSDGRKRSMSLWVEFITASGYLSARKIRSRFQTLVAQAVDKCSYRDIVKMVADTTEVKLRIKERYVVQITPAFRCAGIWCRSAAHWPVPHIAWPNPNLVAEVKTEGFDLLSRESIYMKDKQSAAEGDAWVLSFKYAEDRLLYGGCRRRLLSTLKTLRDRHLDIPGQPITTYHLKTLVLYECEKHPREMEWDDTCLGDRINGILLQLISCLQNRRCPHYFLPNVDLFRGKSTSAMDNAAKQVWRILRELLTNPKSLEKL